CTGGTGCCGCAGGATATTTCGCTGTTCCACCGCACGGTGTACGAGAACATCGCGTACGGCCGTCCCGATGCGAGCCGCGAGGAAGTGATGGCCGCCGCGCGCGAGGCGCGTTGCTCGGACTTCATCGAAGCGATGCCGGAAGGCTACGACACGATCGTCGGCGATCGCGGCGTGAAGCTGTCCGGCGGGCAACGGCAGCGGATCGCGATCGCGCGCGCGATTCTGAAGAATGCGCCGATCCTGCTGCTCGACGAAGCCACCTCGGCGCTCGACAGCGCGTCGGAGGAAGCGATCCAGAAGGCGCTCGACCGTCTGATGGTCGGCCGTACCGTGATCGCGATCGCGCACCGGTTGTCGACGCTGAACAACTTCGACCGCATCATCGTGATGAGCGCCGGCAAGGTGATCGACGACGGCAGCCCGGAAGAACTGCGTCAGCGTCCGGGGCTGTATCGCGATCTGCTTGCGAAGCAGTACGGCAAGCACGCGACGCTGCACATCGGCGGCAAGAAGGTCGACGAACAGCACGTGGCCTGACGACGCGCGAAACAAGTCGCAAGTCGTTGCCGCTAGCGCGGTGTCGCTAGAAAACAGAAAGCCGCTCGATGAGCGGCTTTCTGTTTTTCGGAGGTATCCGACGAGTCTCCAGCGGCAACCCAACACCTTCGCGAGATGCCGCGCCGCGAGCAGACGCCCTACTCCGCCAATGTTTCGCGCGCCGCCTTCTTCCTGGTCGCCACGCTCTTTCCCGGTGCAGCCGCGCGCTTCTTCGGCGCACGCGCAACGCCCTGCAGATCGCGCATGAAGTTGTCGCGCCACACGGACACATTGTTCTCGCGCAACTGAACCATCATGTCGCGATAACGCGCCTGGCGCTCCGCGAGCGGCATCTCCAGCGCCCTCGCGAGCGCCTCGGCCATGCCGTCGATATCCACCGGATTCACGATCAGCGCGCCGCCCAATTCCTGCGCGGCGCCCGCGAAACGCGACAGCACCAGCACGCCCGGATTGTCCGGATCCTGCGCCGACACATACTCCTTCGCGACGAGGTTCATGCCGTCGCGCAGCGGCGTCACGAAGCCCACATGCGCGGTGCGATACAGCGCGGCCAGCACCGAGCGCTCGTACTGCTTGTGGATATAGAGAATCGGCGTCCAGTCGAGCTCGGCGAAGCGTCCGTTGATCCGCCCCGACTCGCCTTCGAGTTGCAGACGGAGTTCCTGATACGTGTGGATGTCGGCACGCGTCGGCGGTGCGATCTGCAGGAACGACACCTTGTTGCGCTGGGCGGCCGCATGTTCGAGCAGGCGCTCGAACGCGCGGAAGCGTTCGACCAGCCCTTTCGAATAATCGAGGCGGTCCACGCTCATGATCAGCTTGCGCGAATGCAGCGTCGCCTTCATCGTGCGGACCGGCTTGCCGCGCTCGCCCGCTTTCGCGAGGTCGGCGAGTTCGTCCGGATACACGCCGATCGGATACGCGGACGCGCGCAGCGTGCGGCCGAACGCATGGATCGTCAGCGGACCGCTGCCTTCGGTGTCGACCGTGCCGTTCGCCTCGTTGACGATGTAGTCGCACAGCGCGCGCAGATCGGGCGCGGTCTGGAAGCCGAGCAGATCGAACGAACACAGCGCCTCGACCAGCTCGCGATGCGGCGGAATCGTCAGCATCACCTGCGACGCCGGAAACGGGATATGCAGGAAGAAGCCGATGCGGTTCTTCACGCCGGCCGCGCGCAACGCCTGCGCGAACGGGATCAGATGATAGTCGTGCACCCAGATCACGTCGTCGTCGCGCAGCAGCGGCACGAGTTGCTGCGCGAGCCACGCGTTGACGCGCCAATAGCCTTCGAAGTCGTGGCGGTCGTAGTGCAGCAGATCAGAGCGGTAGTGGAACGCCGGCCACAGCGTCGCGTTCGAGAAGCCGCGGTAGTACTGGTCGTAGTCGCGCCGCATCAGCGCGATGGTCGCGAACGTCACCGGCCCGCGCTCTTCGACCTTGATCTGCGGCTGGCCCGAGCTGAGCACATCGCCGCTCCAGCCGAACCACATGCCGCCGGTTTCCTTCAGCGCGTCGTACACGCCGATCGCCAGACCGCCCGCCGCCGGGCCGCCCTCCGAGATCGGCGCAACCCGGTTCGATACGATGATCAGTCGGCCCATGAAGCGCGCTTCCCAAAGCAGGGTGAAGTGGACGATACGCGATGCCGCACGGCCGTCATGCCGTGCGCGCGGCCGCGACGATCGCGGTGAGCCAGTCGAGCAGCGCGCCGACCGAGTCGATGCGCGTGTGCGCCGTGGTGTCGCCCGCGCCGACCTTGATCGACAGCCCGCCCCGTTCGTTGACGACGGCGAAGCCCTTCTCGTCGGTCAGATCGTCGCCGGCAAACACCGGACGGCGGCCGACGAACGGCGGTTCGTCGAGAAACGCGCGCAGTGCGCGGCCCTTGTCGACGTCCTTCGGTTTGATCTCGTAGACCATCTTGCCCGGCTGCAACACATAGGCGCCGGCATAGTCGGCCACCAGCCGTTCGGTCGCCTCGCGGGCGGCCGCCTCGCGATCCGGCGCGTTGCGGTAATGCAGCGCGAGCGCCGCGCCCTTGATTTCGAGCAGCATGCCGGGATGCGCGTTGACCACCTGCGCGAGCACCTGCTCCATGCGCAGCAGCCGCTCGTCGTGAAAGCCGATGCGCTGCGTGTCGCCGTTCGCGTCGCGCCGCTCGGCGCCGTGCAAACCGGCGATCGGCAGATCAGGCATGCCGAGAAAACCGTCGATGCTGTCGATGCCGCGCCCCGACACGATCGCGACCGCGCCGTTGGTCAGGTTGCGCAATTCGGCCAGCAGCGCGAGCACGCGCGGTTCGACCCGCACGCCATCCGGCGTGGGCGCGAGTTCGACGAGCGTGCCGTCGAAGTCGAAGAAAAATGCCGTCTCGCTCGGAGACAGAACAGCCGGAAGTGCTTGCATCGGTTTAATTTGCCTTTCAGCCTTTTGCGGCCGGAAAAGTGTGCGCATCTTACCGCGCATCCGTCAATTTTTCGAGAAAGTAAGCCAGGACACAAGCCTGGCCGGGCGTTGTGCGGGTTAAGCCGGAGCGTGGCGTTCAAAAGCCGAACGATCCGGCTTCAGACGGCTTTCAGCCGCCTGCGTCAAATTGACTCGCAATCCGCGCGCCCGCGGGCGGCGCGCGGCGTCGCCGGAGAATTTGCGCTACAGTCGCTGCGACGCGGATCGCCGCCGCCGTGGCCCGCATGAGCTCGATGGCCCTGGCCTTGCTGGCCGCATGGGCCACATTGGACGTTCATCGGGCCGCCGAGCGGACGGTTCGACGCGCCGCACGCCGCTTCTCAATCGAGTCATTGAACCCTGCTTTGTTCCCGACCCTCACCTCGCGCCTTCATTGCCGGCTGTCCCGATGCCTCACGCTGGGCGTCACGCTCGCCGCGCTCTCCGTGCTGACGGCCTGCACGCATCGCACCGAGCCGTGGCAGTTGACCGACGTCACCGGACACCTGCCGGATCTCGACTTCAAGCTCACCGGCGACGACGGCCGCCCCGTCACCGGCGACGCCTTCAAGGGCCGCACCTCGCTCGTCTACTTCGGCTACACGCATTGCCCGGACGTCTGCCCGGAAACGATGGGCCGTCTGATGCAGGTGCTCGCCAAACTCGGCCCCGACGCGCAGAAAGTGCGCATTCTGTTCATCACCGTCGATCCCGCGCGCGATACGCCGACAGCGCTGCGCGACTACGTCGGCGCCTTCGATGCACAGCACGCCGAAGGTCTGACCGGCACCGACTGGCAGATCGAGTCGCTCGCCAAGCGCTATCGGGTCGCGTACCAGATGGAGAAGCGCGATCCGAACGGCAACTACGAAGTGACCCACAGCTCCGCCGTCTACGTGTTCGACCCGCAGGGCCACGCACGCCTGCTCGCCACCGATCACGACACGCCCGATGCGATCGCGCAGGACCTGCGCCGCATCGTCGACGAGCGCTCCTGATTTCCAGGCTTCCCGACTTTTCTCCGGAATCACTCATGCCGATCATCAAGCTCAACACCGTGGCCTCGCGCAGTGGCGCGCTCGCCCTGACCTTCTGCGCGTCGCTCGGCTTCGCGCTGGCCACCAGCGTCGCCGCGCAAGCGGCCGGCGCCAACGCCAACGCCACGTCCAACGCGGTCAGCGTCAAGAATGCCTGGGTCCGCTGGCTGCCCAACAACCTGCCCGCCGCCGGCTACGCGACGCTGGTCAATGCGGGCGACAAACCGGTGGACCTCGTCGACATTGCCAGCGCCGACTACGGCGAGGCGATGCTGCATCAAACCGTGTCGAACGGTTCGTCGCAAAAGATGGTGATGGTCGACAAGCTGACGGTGCCCGCGCACGGCCAGGTCGCGATCGCGCCCGGCGGCTATCACGTGATGCTCGAAGACGCGAAACATAAGATCGCGCCGGGCGACACCGTGCACCTGAAGCTGAAGTTTTCCGACGGCGAAACGCTGGACACGCCGTTCGCCGTCAAGTCGCCCGCCCAGACGCAATAAACGTCCAGATAAATATCCGATAAGCACGCCGTGATGAACCTGCTCTACTGGCTCGATCCCTGGGAGTTTTCGCCGACCGTCGTGATCGCGCTGCTGATCCCGGCGATCCTGTTCGTGCGCGGCGCGCACAAGGCCAAGGTGTCGCTGCGGCGGCGCCTGTCGTTCTGGTTCGGACTGGTGGCGCTGTACGTCGCGTTGCACACGCGGCTCGATTACTTCTTCGAGCACGAATTCTTCATGCATCGCGCGCAGCATCTGGTGCTGCATCATCTCGGACCGTTCTTCATCGCGCTGTCCTATCCGGGCGCCGCATTGCGCGCGGGCATTCCGTTCGGCTGGCGCCAGCGTTTCGTGCGACCCGCGCTGGCGACGCCTCTAGTGCGCCGGGTGCTCGACGTGGTGATGCATCCGGTGGTCGCGGTGACGCTGTTCGTCGGATTGATCTACTTCTGGCTGATGTCGCCGATCCATTTCGTCGCGATGCTCGACTGGCGGCTGTATCGCGTGATGAACTGGAGCATGGTGATCGACGGGCTGCTGTTCTGGTGGCTCGTGCTCGATCCGCGTCCGGCACCGCCGGCGCGTCTGTCGCCGGG
The sequence above is a segment of the Paraburkholderia sp. D15 genome. Coding sequences within it:
- a CDS encoding copper chaperone PCu(A)C yields the protein MPIIKLNTVASRSGALALTFCASLGFALATSVAAQAAGANANATSNAVSVKNAWVRWLPNNLPAAGYATLVNAGDKPVDLVDIASADYGEAMLHQTVSNGSSQKMVMVDKLTVPAHGQVAIAPGGYHVMLEDAKHKIAPGDTVHLKLKFSDGETLDTPFAVKSPAQTQ
- a CDS encoding SCO family protein gives rise to the protein MNPALFPTLTSRLHCRLSRCLTLGVTLAALSVLTACTHRTEPWQLTDVTGHLPDLDFKLTGDDGRPVTGDAFKGRTSLVYFGYTHCPDVCPETMGRLMQVLAKLGPDAQKVRILFITVDPARDTPTALRDYVGAFDAQHAEGLTGTDWQIESLAKRYRVAYQMEKRDPNGNYEVTHSSAVYVFDPQGHARLLATDHDTPDAIAQDLRRIVDERS
- the otsB gene encoding trehalose-phosphatase is translated as MQALPAVLSPSETAFFFDFDGTLVELAPTPDGVRVEPRVLALLAELRNLTNGAVAIVSGRGIDSIDGFLGMPDLPIAGLHGAERRDANGDTQRIGFHDERLLRMEQVLAQVVNAHPGMLLEIKGAALALHYRNAPDREAAAREATERLVADYAGAYVLQPGKMVYEIKPKDVDKGRALRAFLDEPPFVGRRPVFAGDDLTDEKGFAVVNERGGLSIKVGAGDTTAHTRIDSVGALLDWLTAIVAAARTA
- a CDS encoding cytochrome c oxidase assembly protein, which translates into the protein MNLLYWLDPWEFSPTVVIALLIPAILFVRGAHKAKVSLRRRLSFWFGLVALYVALHTRLDYFFEHEFFMHRAQHLVLHHLGPFFIALSYPGAALRAGIPFGWRQRFVRPALATPLVRRVLDVVMHPVVAVTLFVGLIYFWLMSPIHFVAMLDWRLYRVMNWSMVIDGLLFWWLVLDPRPAPPARLSPGKRILVVIAAIPPQILLGAFIFFTPRELYPIYSICGRAFTWLSPVRDQQIGGLLLWIPGSMMSVIGALIALRHWMRLSARGRLRSERRGKAVQGVARAKAGGTT
- the otsA gene encoding alpha,alpha-trehalose-phosphate synthase (UDP-forming); this encodes MGRLIIVSNRVAPISEGGPAAGGLAIGVYDALKETGGMWFGWSGDVLSSGQPQIKVEERGPVTFATIALMRRDYDQYYRGFSNATLWPAFHYRSDLLHYDRHDFEGYWRVNAWLAQQLVPLLRDDDVIWVHDYHLIPFAQALRAAGVKNRIGFFLHIPFPASQVMLTIPPHRELVEALCSFDLLGFQTAPDLRALCDYIVNEANGTVDTEGSGPLTIHAFGRTLRASAYPIGVYPDELADLAKAGERGKPVRTMKATLHSRKLIMSVDRLDYSKGLVERFRAFERLLEHAAAQRNKVSFLQIAPPTRADIHTYQELRLQLEGESGRINGRFAELDWTPILYIHKQYERSVLAALYRTAHVGFVTPLRDGMNLVAKEYVSAQDPDNPGVLVLSRFAGAAQELGGALIVNPVDIDGMAEALARALEMPLAERQARYRDMMVQLRENNVSVWRDNFMRDLQGVARAPKKRAAAPGKSVATRKKAARETLAE